ATATTCTGGTCATGGTTGCGATTGTGCCGTTTGCTTCTCTCTACCTCACACGCAAATGGCAGCGACAGCTCAAGCAAACACAAGCGATATTATATAGTCGTCTGACAGATGGCGTCATGGGACTTAGCGATCTGCTAATCAGCGGTCGACAACAGGAGTTTGCCAATCGCTATGCGATACAGGAACAAGAAGCGATGAAGGTAGAGCGCCAATTGAGCAGTCATAAGCGTCTGGTAGGTCTGATTTTACAGGTGGTAACTGGTTTGCTGGTAGCGCAAATGGCAATATGGGCAACAGCGCAGGTAGCAGATCGCAGCATGGATGCAACGCTGCTGGCTGCTTGTGTGCTGGTTGTACTGCCGCTCGCAGAAGCATTTATTCCCATGACCGATGCGATTCATCGTATTCCGGCTTATCAAGAGTCCGTTCATCGTTTGACACGTTTGAACGAGCTGGATGCACAGGCTGAACAGGCTGAACCCAATCTACCATTTGATAAAAAAGGTTCAGTACAGCGATCAAAGCAGCACACTTCCATCACGATTGAACATGCCAGCTACACCTATCCCGGCGAACATCAATCCGTGCTGCACAATATAAATCTCCAGATTGCCCAAGGCGAGAAGGTGGCAATCATCGGTCGCAGTGGAGCGGGCAAATCGACATTGCTCAAGTTAATACAAGGTATCTATGCGCCGACCGATGGCATCGTTCATCTCAATGGACAAGCTGCCACTACACTATATGAGCAGCTGCATCATCATGTATCGGTGCTCAATCAGAAGCCCTATTTGTTCGATACGACACTGCTTAACAATGTACGATTGAGCCGTCCCGAAGCAACGGCAGAAGAGGTGGAGCGTGCGCTGCATGAAGCGCAGCTGTCCACATTAATTGATTCACTGCCACTTGGGTACAACACACCGATGCAAGAAGCAGGCAAACGCTTTTCCGGCGGTGAACGTCAGCGGATTGCACTTGCGCGTGTATTGCTACAACATACGCCGATTGTTATTCTTGACGAACCAACCGTTGGACTCGACCCGCGCACCGAGCGACAATTGCTGGATATTATGCTGCAAAGTCTATCCGACAAAACAATGATCTGGGTCACCCACCATCTGGTGCGAGCAGAGCAGATGGATCGGATCATCTTTATGGAGGAAGGCGAGATTGTCATGCAAGGCACGCATCAGCAGTTGTATGCTTCCTCTGAGCGTTACCGTCGTTTGTATCATTTAGATCATCCGAATGTGGAGATGTTGAACACTGACAAAGTATATGCTGTACAGGCACAATAATTTAGATTTCCATCATTGATAAGCAAGCATCATCTAACGAATCTAACAAATTATTCTGGAGTAAGCGTCATAACAAAGCTCTGTAGCAAGTGTCATGAGAAGTGTTGTGAAAAATGAAAAATCATCCGTCTATGTAGAGATACTGGCGGGTGATTTTTTTGATTCTACGGGTTGTCAGAGCAATGAATACGAACTATAATTAACATATGAACAATTGCTCATATGTTTTATTTTATTAAAATTCGGATAATAGTATATGAAAGAATG
The DNA window shown above is from Paenibacillus sp. JQZ6Y-1 and carries:
- the cydC gene encoding thiol reductant ABC exporter subunit CydC → MNSGGWIKPYIKQNRLRFAGIIALAALTLLAAAALTFISGFLISKASLRPENILMLYVPIVGVRTFGIARSVLRYVERLLSHNAVLRVLSQMRVRLYEQLEPHALQLRGRYRTGDLLGVMSDDLESLQHVYVRTIFPGIAALVVYGVVIAALGWFDWSFALLIALYILVMVAIVPFASLYLTRKWQRQLKQTQAILYSRLTDGVMGLSDLLISGRQQEFANRYAIQEQEAMKVERQLSSHKRLVGLILQVVTGLLVAQMAIWATAQVADRSMDATLLAACVLVVLPLAEAFIPMTDAIHRIPAYQESVHRLTRLNELDAQAEQAEPNLPFDKKGSVQRSKQHTSITIEHASYTYPGEHQSVLHNINLQIAQGEKVAIIGRSGAGKSTLLKLIQGIYAPTDGIVHLNGQAATTLYEQLHHHVSVLNQKPYLFDTTLLNNVRLSRPEATAEEVERALHEAQLSTLIDSLPLGYNTPMQEAGKRFSGGERQRIALARVLLQHTPIVILDEPTVGLDPRTERQLLDIMLQSLSDKTMIWVTHHLVRAEQMDRIIFMEEGEIVMQGTHQQLYASSERYRRLYHLDHPNVEMLNTDKVYAVQAQ